Genomic DNA from Orcinus orca chromosome 6, mOrcOrc1.1, whole genome shotgun sequence:
TTCCCGCCGCAGCGGCAGCCATAGGCGAGACGCCACTCTCTGCAAGACAGGGCTGCTCCCGCCTCCCGGGATGCTGAGGGCAGCATGCTGAACTGCTCAGTGTGATCAGGTCTCTGGACCAAAGCCCAAAGGGGAACGAACCCACCTTGCCTCTCCTTTACTTGGGAGAGACTGAGAGAAGCCGGAAGAATTGATTTTGTGGTTCCCGTCCGAGGACAGTTACCTGGTTTTCACAACATAATTGAGGCCCAGACATTGTAAAATGCGTCACTGGCTTCCGAGCTTGCCAGAAGTACTGTCTGACTGTTGGTTTTTGCCTCTTCACAGGGGGCGACTTAGCTTCTGTATTCTTGCTTCCTAGGAGGCGACAGTCAAGAATAAAAAGCGTTCTGCCACCTCTTTGCCTGGCCTGGTTTCCTGGGATTTATCCCTTAAAGAAAACGACATTCACCCTAAGACCCCAGAAGATGCTGGGCAGTAGCCCCACGAGCAAAACCACTAGCAAAGCGCTACCACTGTGGAGGAGAACACACCCAGCTCCAAAGAGGGTCTGCTGTGAAGAGGTTTCTGCCAAAGGCCCACAGAAGGCCAGCCCAGTAACTCCTTGTATAGTTAGAGACCTACTCAGACAAGAACATCTGAATTTTCCAGACAAAACTTACAACTGCCACCTCGATGTCCTGTCCCGAAGGAGCTGATCCCGCTGTTAAATGGGCAGAGCTGACCAATTTCCAGGGCAGCTGGGCAAGCGAGCAGTGGAAAACCACACTGCAGACGTAGCTCTTCACCACTGGTCCTTTCCCAGTAAGGCCAGGGTGGATCTTGCAGTCGTTTGAAGGtagtttccctccttcctccaaaCACCTGATGGCGTAGGGAAGGTGGTGGACGCGAGCTGCACTCCCTCTTCAGCACACTCGTAAGACACAATCGGCAAGGCTCAGGGTCTGTAAGCGTTTGACAACTTCGGTGCCACCTGCGCTCCTCCAAAAGGGCTGTATTAAACCCGATGTGCCGGCCAACCCCCAGGAAGGCAAGCACACACCAAAAGCAAGGCTGGATGGCTGTGCAGACCCGGCCCGCCACCTGGTTTTGAGAGCTGCTGGTAGAGATGGCTCCAGTCACCTCCCCCCACACCACCATGACACTTTGTGGGAAGAGCGTGAATTTGAGGCAGATACAGGTAGGATTTGTGGCTCTTTGCCAGAACAAAAGGATCTTACAGGGACTAAAGCCAGATTCCACTTGTCAGCACCCGCTCCAGCCACCCAAGGTCACCAACCAATCCAGACCCTGAGGCTTTCCATCTTTGGACAAGTTCCTACTTTGCCTATAAGCCCCTCAGAGGCCAACGTGAGTCACTTCATGTCAATACAGCAAAGTAGTGcaaaacaataaatttttatttgttcacaGTTAAACACAAGCAACTGCCTTGACATTTTAGAACATTCTAAGAAGGACAGCAAACCCTTTTGATTCCAATTCCCATTCACTAAGATTGTACCATTTCCTCTTGCAGTTCGCATTTATGGCATCTGATGTGGATTGTTTGACATGCTTTTAAGATCAAGACGGGAAGGTGTAAACCTTTTGACAAGAGATGACTTCCTTAAATTTAGCTAAAAGCAGTCAgccaaaaaaaatctgtttttcagtGATGGGACCCCTTTAAACTGCAAGTCAGCCACATATGGTTGATCCATGATTGAGTTACAAAACTAGATTATGTCTTAGCAAAATCTGTTCCTCCATAATGTATTTATGGTCCATAGACGTCTTCTGAAAAGTGATCACTGATTCTTCCTAGTGCAAAATGCCTggctgcctcttcaataagccaAAGTTTCTGCCGCCAAGAGCAGCGCCGTACCCTCCTGTCCAAACACTGTatcaaggtggggagagggaggaggggttgGCCTGGGGGGGAAGGGTCTCCTCTAAAAGGTCTACTCCAATGGTTCAACTAGTCTACTTATCCCCGAGGATGGACAATTTTGTGGCACCGGGAcgggaagggggagag
This window encodes:
- the SPACA9 gene encoding sperm acrosome-associated protein 9 isoform X1; translated protein: MMNEVKESLRSVEQKYQLFQQQQFTFIAALEHCRENASDKIRPISSIGQVASRHGELPQLSRGQEPLWRRGQPHPHRPRHDERMGRPLGEAAPQSAAARGDLASVFLLPRRRQSRIKSVLPPLCLAWFPGIYPLKKTTFTLRPQKMLGSSPTSKTTSKALPLWRRTHPAPKRVCCEEVSAKGPQKASPVTPCIVRDLLRQEHLNFPDKTYNCHLDVLSRRS